Below is a window of Metamycoplasma cloacale DNA.
GTATTAATTTCGTTTTTGTTATATGCCTTTGTATTTGGGTTTTTATTTGAAATAACATTAAAAATTAAACTGTTTGTATGACTGAGAAGATTTTGATTTAAATGCAACATTTTTGGAAACAATTTTGAATTCCTTTTATAAAAGGCTAATGTGATTATCACATTTCAAAATACAAAACAAAGAGCAATTAAAAATAATTCTCAAGAAATGATATTCATTCAAATAATTGATAACAAAATAAAGAAACTTGAATTAAATATTGTAATCAAGAACGTGATTTGAAAAGTAACTACCATTGGTATAAAGGACATTCGTTGCAAATAATCGCTTTTATGCAGTTTTTGAAATTCTCTTAATTTTATGTTTAATAATATGTGAAAGAAGCGATTATACGATTCACATATTAATCTATTAATTAATCTTTGCTTAATGAAATTACTTAAAAAATAAGATAGTAATTTAACAAAATAAACTCACATAAAAACAATTGAAATTTGTAATAAAGGCGATAATTTTTTCGGTATTCAAACGCTATCAATAACCTCAGTCATAAATTTAGTTGCTAGAATTATGCAACATTGTGAAATTAAATTAAAGAGTAAGATTAATAAAAATTTGCTGATTTTGACGTTTTGAAAATAATCAAAAATAGATTGTCTAGTATGACTGAAATCTTTGATCTTAATTAAATCAATAATAATCCCTTGAAATTCTTTTTCAAAATCCTCAATAGTCATTTTAATTAAACCAATTGAACTATCTAAAATTTTTATACATTGCTTAGTTTTAGAGATAACAATTACATAATGAAAATAATTATTTCTTTGTAGAATTGTAATTATTGGCTTATTGATTTTCAGCTCTAAAAACTCGCTCAATGAAACCTCATATGCTTCACTGTGAAAACCATTTTTATAGCTTAAATTTAATAATTTTTCAACAGACAAACCATTTTCGGATAAATTGGTTTGGGACTTTAAAATATCAATATCAATTCATTTGTGAAAATGATATTTAATCATTGACTGAAGGCAATACAAACTGCATTCGTTGTAATTATTTTGTATATTTATTTTCATATTTTTAATGATTTCAAAATATTTAATATATTGATCAAAAATAGGAAAAATTTAGGAAAACAAAAAATAGAGTTTTGTAATGATTATACTAATGTATAATTTTCATTATGATTAAAAAGAATTTCAACAAAAAAATATTATTAACAATTGGCACAATTTCAACAATATCAGCCCCTTTATTGTCAATTTCATGTGTTTCTATTAAACCAGAGATGCATGTTAATAAAGAAAATGCAACTTTTGACAAAGAAAAAGGTATTCATATATTAAATGGTAGTGCTTCTGCATTTATTTCATATGTTAGATTAAATCAAAACCCAATTTCTCCAAGTGACAAAGCATATGATTTATATGTTTATGAAACAACCGAAACTGGCGAGTATAAATTAGACGATCAAGGAAATAAAATTATTAAATTAGAAAAAGATAATAAAACTTTGATGATAAATAAAGAACATATACCAACTGCATTAAAAGCTACATACGCTAAATACATTAAGTTAGATAAGCTATTAGCGGGTTATGACTTTAGAATGGTTGCTTATACATATGAAGAGTTTAAACGTCATTATCCATATGCCGCTTCAAAATGAAGATATGCCCAATATAAAGACAATCCTAATGCTGTTATTTTGGCATTATACTATGCACACAAATCTTATGAATCAGCACCAAACTTTAAAGCTTTGGTTGACTATGCTTCAAATTATTTTGGTATTACATATGACAGAATTGAAGAAGGCGCTTGGCCTGTTTTACCTGATATGTATGGTGATAAAAAGAGTTGAGATGGTGCAATTGACCCAATTGTACTTGTATTCAATCAAGAATAAATAAGGAGTATTTATTATGAATAAAATACGAACAAGATATGCCCCTAGTCCAACGGGTTATTTGCATATAGGTGGAGCAAGAACCGCTTTATTTTGTTATTTATTTGCAAAGCACTTTAATGGTGATTTTATCTTTAGATTAGAAGATACTGACGTTGAAAGAAACGTCGTTGGTGGTGAAGAGAGTCAATTAAACAATTTAGCTTGATTAGGAATTATTCCCGATGAATCGCCTTTAAAACCAAATCCATTATGCGGTAAATATCGTCAATCAGAAAAATTAGATGTTTATCATGAATTAATTGACCAATTGATTGCTTCAGGTCACGCTTATAAAGCATACGAAAATACCGATGAGCTTGCATTACAACATCAAGAACAAGAAAATCAAGGTGTTGCTTCTTTTAGATATGATCCAAACTGATTAAAAATTTCTGATGAAGAGAAAAAACGTCGTGAAGAAGCAAAAGAGTATTCAGTAAGATTAAGATTGCCTAAAAACAAAGTTTATGCTTGAAATGACATCGTTAGAGGCGAAATAGCTGTTAATAGTGATGACATTGGTGATTTCGTTATTCTAAAATCAGACGGTTATCCAACTTATAACTTTGCAGTTGTAGTTGACGATCATCAAATGCAAATTTCACACGTTTTAAGAGGTGAAGAGCATATCACTAACACTCCAAAACAATTAGCAATATACGAAGCATTTAATTGAGAAGCGCCTAAATTTGGGCACTTAACAATTATTACAAATATGGAAGGTAAGAAACTTTCAAAACGTGATAAGACAATGAAACAATTCATTGAAGATTATAAAAATGAAGGATACCGTCCTGAAGCGATATTCAACTTTTTAGCATTATTGGGTTGAACAGCTGCCGATGCATCAGAAATGATGTCAAAAGATGAAT
It encodes the following:
- a CDS encoding Mbov_0121 family peptidase domain-containing ABC transporter, with translation MKINIQNNYNECSLYCLQSMIKYHFHKWIDIDILKSQTNLSENGLSVEKLLNLSYKNGFHSEAYEVSLSEFLELKINKPIITILQRNNYFHYVIVISKTKQCIKILDSSIGLIKMTIEDFEKEFQGIIIDLIKIKDFSHTRQSIFDYFQNVKISKFLLILLFNLISQCCIILATKFMTEVIDSVWIPKKLSPLLQISIVFMWVYFVKLLSYFLSNFIKQRLINRLICESYNRFFHILLNIKLREFQKLHKSDYLQRMSFIPMVVTFQITFLITIFNSSFFILLSIIWMNIISWELFLIALCFVFWNVIITLAFYKRNSKLFPKMLHLNQNLLSHTNSLIFNVISNKNPNTKAYNKNEINTLVSNLFNFNKTFYKTEISKNVLFILNDNIFNVLLIVLGSILGYYNNLALGNMILFHSFHIYLINPIDNLLNLITNWKQNIEMINKLNFFYKLDLESNNEILLDQKISNIDFRNIHFNFGDKNLFKNFNLSINTNTFLKGSNGSGKSSLMHLIYGLYDDYQGEMKVNNLSLKTLNLNNYRDKIYFNINNEIFSRNSVLIHITQNNENLLQTFILNIQKYNLFRVFERYKLNLDSMIEFGGINLSSGQKQLIKICLLFTKKFELIMLDEAFENIDQDTFNLLKSAINDFQNESIFIEISHNEKYIKDSSTIKYL
- the gltX gene encoding glutamate--tRNA ligase; translation: MNKIRTRYAPSPTGYLHIGGARTALFCYLFAKHFNGDFIFRLEDTDVERNVVGGEESQLNNLAWLGIIPDESPLKPNPLCGKYRQSEKLDVYHELIDQLIASGHAYKAYENTDELALQHQEQENQGVASFRYDPNWLKISDEEKKRREEAKEYSVRLRLPKNKVYAWNDIVRGEIAVNSDDIGDFVILKSDGYPTYNFAVVVDDHQMQISHVLRGEEHITNTPKQLAIYEAFNWEAPKFGHLTIITNMEGKKLSKRDKTMKQFIEDYKNEGYRPEAIFNFLALLGWTAADASEMMSKDELIQKFDPERLSKSPSKFDIVKMEWFSKQYMKTMDNEVILKAIESPKSSEWNTLFVETYKQQSATINEIKNHLKMYLEPKTNLDLVIDNVDVVKTFYNQLIKKEFTVENIQLAINETKDLLNVKGKNLFMPIRIASTYEEHGPELAKAIFLFGQELVLNRLKQWN